Within the Nissabacter sp. SGAir0207 genome, the region GGTATTGATCTGGTGGGGCCACGAAGCCGTGACGATCGCGCCCCGCATATCTACGTCATCCGCCTCGATGCCGATAAATGGTTGCCCTATTTCACCGAGAACAATGTTCGCGTCTCGCCTGAACGGGACGGCATCCGGGTGTCATTTGCGCTGTTCAATACCGAGAACGACGTCGACGCCTTTGCCTCCGTGGTCGAAAAGTATCTCTGACACCTCGTAGGGTCAGCCGTCTGGCGGCCCTGCCCCTGAATCACCAAAACTGAAGTGGTAAAACCATGTCCATTAAATCCCGTGCAGCCGTCGCGTTTGGCCCAAATGAACCCCTCCAGATCGTCGAACTTGATGTGGAGCCTCCTAAAGCTGGTGAAGTGCTGGTACGTATCGTTGCCACCGGCGTCTGCCATACCGATGCGTACACGCTTTCAGGTGTTGATCCGGAAGGTGTTTTTCCGGCCGTGCTGGGCCATGAGGGTGGAGGGGTCGTTGAAGCGGTCGGTGAAGGCGTCACCTCGGTTGCCGTGGGCGACCATGTCATTCCGCTCTACACGCCGGAATGCGGCAAGTGCAAATTCTGCCTGTCTGGCAAGACCAACCTGTGTCAGGCCATCCGTGCAACGCAGGGCAAAGGCCTGATGCCCGACGGCACGACCCGCTTCTCTTATAAGGGTGAGCCAATTTTTCATTATATGGGAACCTCTACCTTTTCTGAGTACACCGTCGTGCCGGAAATCTCGCTGGCGAAAGTGCCAAAGGATGCACCGCTTGAAAAGATATGCCTGCTGGGATGCGGCGTGACCACGGGCATAGGTGCCGTGCTGAATACAGCCAAAGTGAAGGAAGGCAACAGCGTGGCAATTTTCGGCCTGGGGGGTATCGGTCTTGCCGCCATTATCGGCGCGCGAATGGCCAAGGCTTCAAAAATCATTGCCATTGATATCAATCCTGCAAAATTTTCTTTGGCAAAAGAGCTGGGCGCGACCGAGGTTATCAATCCCAAAGAGCATGATCGCCCCATTCAGGATGTCATCATTGAGATGACGGACGGGGGCGTTGATTTCTCCTTTGAGTGTATTGGCAACGTTAGCCTGATGCGCGCTGCACTCGAGTGTTGCCATAAAGGGTGGGGAGAGTCCGTCATCATCGGGGTTGCCCCAGCGGGCGCAGAGATCAGCACCCGGCCTTTCCAGCTGGTAACCGGTCGCGTCTGGCGCGGCTCAGCATTTGGTGGGGTGAAGGGCCGCAGTCAGCTGCCAACCTTTGTCGATAATGCTGTCAAGGGCCTGATCCCGCTTGATGCCTTCATCACCCACAACCTCGCTCTTGCTGAGATTAATCAGGCTTTTGACCTGATGCATGAAGGTAAGAGTATCCGGACGGTCATTCATTTCTGATCCGCGGCCGGACACGCTGGCTGCGCCCTTTAAGAAGGAGTAGATATGTCAATTTTTACGCACGTTACCGTTGGAACCAACGATCTGAATAAAGCCCGTGAGTTTTACGACCATGTTCTGGGCAAGTTGGGCTACTCACGCCTGACCGACTTGGGTGAAAACGGCTCAATTTGGGGCAAGGACAAACCCTCATTCTTCGTCCTTAAGCCAGCAAATGGCCAGCCGGCAACGGTAGGCAATGGTGTGACGGTGAGCTTTGAGGCGCCGGGTCGTCAGGCCGTTGATGATTTCCATGCCACAGCACTTTCGCAGGGCGGCAAGTGCGAAGGCGAGCCGGGGCCGCGCGGCTGGGCAGAAAATGCCTATGCATCCTATGCCCGCGATCCTGACGGCAATAAACTGGCCGTTTACTGCTTTGCGGCAGAGTAAAATGGCCTGCTGAAGTCCCCAGTGAACGAATGGCCGCGGCCAGTACAGCAACGGCCCGTATCCAGCCATAGCGCTGCTCGCCTGAACAGGCTTCACGCTGTTCAGGCGGCATCTCTCCCGGCGTTTCCCATCTAAGCCGTCGGTCAAATGCATTTTGTATCCGCGCCATTTTTTGCTGTTAATATATACCGGAGTTTAATGCTGGGTTTGGCCCTGGCCCCGCCCCATGCCACAGGCAGATTTTACGACCCGCAGTATGGTCGGTTCCGAATACAGGTAATGAATATGAGCGAAGCAGACATTCAGCATGGCAGTGTCAAAGTCAAAGAGTCATCGCCGACCGAACGAGCGTTTGAGGCGCTGGAAATGCTGTCACGCCGGCCTAATTTCACGGTGTCAGACGTGATGGTTGAGCTCGATTTACCCAAAACCTCAGCGCACCGTCTGGTGAATAATCTTGAGGCCTTCGGTTATCTGGAGAATGGGATTGAGTCAGGTAAGTATCAGGCAGGCCAGCGCCTGCTGGAACTGGCGCTTGGCGTCCTCTCCTCATCCATTTATCAAAGCCCGGTGCATTCACTTCTGATGGAGCTGGCGCGTAAAACGGATGAAACGTGCAGTCTGGGCATCATCAAGGGGGCTGACGTTATCTATGTGGACAGCGCGAAGAGTAAATCGCCTCTGACACTCTACTTCGAGCGTGGGCATAAAGCGCCCCTGCACTGTACGTCCAGTGGCCGCATTTTTTTGGCGAACATGCCTGACAAGCTGCTGGAAGCCTATCTGCTCAGCGGGCCGTGGGAGCAAGTTACGCCGAATACCATTATCGATCCCGATCATCTGAAGCGGGAAGTCATTAAAACCCGCGAGACTGGCTATGCGATTAACGATTCAGAATTTGTTGTGGGCGTAGTGGGTGCGGCAGTACCGGTATTCGATAATGAGCAGAATGTTATTGCCTGCCTCAGCCTCTCCGCGCCGCACGTCCGTAAGAACCTGAATGATATGGTGAACCTGATTACCCTGCTACAGGCGACTTCTGACAAAATTACCCGTGTCATGTTCGGCGCCTGATATTTTGCTGTCAGGCGCCACGCCGCTTTTGGCTTTTAGCAGACATTGGCCCGCGCGCATGTCTGCTCTATGCCAAAGGCGAATGCAGGAGCACCCCAATATATTTCAAACCCCACCGTTTTATTCAAGCCACCCACCGCAGGTTTTAATGGCATGAAACGGCTGTCACCAGGGTGCCCGGCTGCCATCAAAAAAGAAGCCCGCTGTCGTTTCTGAACCCTCCCGCTCTGCCAGCCAGACAATGCCGGCAGCAGCCTCAGAGACCGTTCTGTAGCCGGTATGCCCATTAAAATCAGTCGCGGTATATCCCGGATCGACGGCATTCACGCTGATATTGTCGTCAATAAGTTCTTTGGCAAACGCAACGGTGATGGCATTCAATGCGGTTTTTGAACTGGTATACCCCATTGCCTGAATTTTGGAATAAGGGTGATTCAGATCCGAGACCCACTCCAGCGAACCCAAGCCACTACTGACCATAATAATTTTGGCCCCAGATGCGGCTCTCAGTAGCGGAATAAAGTGCTGCGTCACCCTGATGGCACCAAATACATTGGTGTTATATACCTCGATAATGTCATCGATACTCTGCTCGCTTGGGGCGACCTGCTGATCGCCTGAAATTCCGGCATTATTAATCAGCACATCCAGTTTCCCCTCTTCTTTCAGTACCTGTTGGGC harbors:
- a CDS encoding S-(hydroxymethyl)glutathione dehydrogenase/class III alcohol dehydrogenase, with protein sequence MSIKSRAAVAFGPNEPLQIVELDVEPPKAGEVLVRIVATGVCHTDAYTLSGVDPEGVFPAVLGHEGGGVVEAVGEGVTSVAVGDHVIPLYTPECGKCKFCLSGKTNLCQAIRATQGKGLMPDGTTRFSYKGEPIFHYMGTSTFSEYTVVPEISLAKVPKDAPLEKICLLGCGVTTGIGAVLNTAKVKEGNSVAIFGLGGIGLAAIIGARMAKASKIIAIDINPAKFSLAKELGATEVINPKEHDRPIQDVIIEMTDGGVDFSFECIGNVSLMRAALECCHKGWGESVIIGVAPAGAEISTRPFQLVTGRVWRGSAFGGVKGRSQLPTFVDNAVKGLIPLDAFITHNLALAEINQAFDLMHEGKSIRTVIHF
- a CDS encoding VOC family protein: MSIFTHVTVGTNDLNKAREFYDHVLGKLGYSRLTDLGENGSIWGKDKPSFFVLKPANGQPATVGNGVTVSFEAPGRQAVDDFHATALSQGGKCEGEPGPRGWAENAYASYARDPDGNKLAVYCFAAE
- a CDS encoding IclR family transcriptional regulator, which codes for MSEADIQHGSVKVKESSPTERAFEALEMLSRRPNFTVSDVMVELDLPKTSAHRLVNNLEAFGYLENGIESGKYQAGQRLLELALGVLSSSIYQSPVHSLLMELARKTDETCSLGIIKGADVIYVDSAKSKSPLTLYFERGHKAPLHCTSSGRIFLANMPDKLLEAYLLSGPWEQVTPNTIIDPDHLKREVIKTRETGYAINDSEFVVGVVGAAVPVFDNEQNVIACLSLSAPHVRKNLNDMVNLITLLQATSDKITRVMFGA
- a CDS encoding SDR family oxidoreductase yields the protein MEKRSALITGANKSIGFETARQLGLRGYKVWLGCRDEQRGRAAMEKLAAEGIESCFIVMDVTDAGTLQEAAQQVLKEEGKLDVLINNAGISGDQQVAPSEQSIDDIIEVYNTNVFGAIRVTQHFIPLLRAASGAKIIMVSSGLGSLEWVSDLNHPYSKIQAMGYTSSKTALNAITVAFAKELIDDNISVNAVDPGYTATDFNGHTGYRTVSEAAAGIVWLAEREGSETTAGFFFDGSRAPW